Proteins found in one Acinetobacter sp. XH1741 genomic segment:
- the mlaE gene encoding lipid asymmetry maintenance ABC transporter permease subunit MlaE, whose amino-acid sequence MNTIAWLGRLVIERIRGIGVAALMLLQIIFSLPSSGGFGRFVYQMHRVGVMSLLIITVSGLFIGLVLGLQGYSILVNVGSESMLGTMVSLTLLRELAPVVAALLFAGRAGSALTAEIGSMKQSEQLASMEMIGVDPLKQIVSPRLWAGIVSLPMLTVIFAAIGIVGGKLVGVDFLGVDEGSFWSGMQNNVQFGHDVVNGIIKSIVFAVLCTWIAVFQGYACDPTPEGIATAMTRTVVYSSLCVLGFDFVLTAVMFGGI is encoded by the coding sequence ATGAATACGATTGCCTGGTTAGGTAGACTCGTTATTGAGCGGATTCGAGGGATTGGTGTTGCGGCACTGATGCTCTTACAGATTATTTTTTCATTACCTTCGTCGGGTGGTTTTGGGCGTTTTGTCTATCAAATGCACCGAGTAGGGGTAATGTCTTTACTCATTATCACGGTATCTGGCTTGTTTATTGGTCTGGTACTTGGATTGCAAGGCTACTCAATATTAGTCAATGTTGGTAGTGAATCAATGCTAGGCACAATGGTGTCTTTAACCTTGCTGCGTGAGCTTGCACCAGTTGTTGCTGCTTTACTGTTTGCTGGACGAGCAGGTTCTGCATTAACTGCTGAAATTGGTTCAATGAAACAAAGTGAACAGCTTGCCAGTATGGAAATGATTGGTGTTGATCCTTTAAAGCAAATCGTATCGCCACGTCTTTGGGCTGGCATAGTCAGTTTGCCAATGTTAACCGTTATTTTTGCTGCGATTGGTATCGTTGGCGGTAAATTGGTTGGTGTTGACTTTCTTGGCGTTGATGAAGGCTCCTTCTGGAGTGGTATGCAAAATAATGTTCAATTCGGCCACGACGTAGTAAATGGCATCATTAAGAGCATTGTGTTTGCTGTACTTTGTACATGGATTGCAGTTTTCCAAGGGTATGCATGTGATCCAACACCTGAAGGCATTGCAACGGCGATGACCCGAACGGTTGTATATTCTTCATTATGTGTTTTAGGTTTTGATTTCGTGTTGACTGCGGTCATGTTCGGAGGGATTTAA
- a CDS encoding ABC transporter ATP-binding protein produces MNNKTPLSTQSLIEVKNLSFNRGERVIYDNISLNIRRGQITAIMGPSGTGKTTLLRLIGGQLVPDHGEVLLDGKDIAQMSRQELFAARARMGMLFQSGALFTDMSVYENVAFPIRAHTKLSENLIAELVALKLESVGLRGTEQLMPTELSGGMNRRVALARAIALDPDLIMYDEPFAGQDPIVKGVLTRLIRSLREALDLTTIIVSHDVPETLSIADYIYVVAEGKIQGEGTPEELQAYASPFVKQFLTGSAEGPVEYQFSHQAYLDNEVRP; encoded by the coding sequence ATGAATAATAAAACTCCTCTCTCGACTCAATCACTGATTGAAGTGAAAAACTTGAGTTTTAATCGAGGGGAACGCGTCATTTATGACAATATTAGTTTAAATATACGTCGAGGCCAGATTACGGCCATTATGGGACCATCTGGTACAGGTAAAACGACTTTATTACGTCTGATTGGCGGGCAGCTTGTCCCTGATCATGGTGAAGTTTTGCTTGATGGTAAAGATATTGCTCAAATGTCACGGCAGGAATTGTTTGCAGCGCGTGCGCGTATGGGAATGTTATTCCAAAGTGGGGCTTTATTTACCGATATGTCGGTTTATGAAAATGTCGCTTTTCCAATTCGTGCGCATACGAAACTTTCTGAAAATCTCATTGCTGAACTCGTCGCTTTAAAGCTTGAATCTGTTGGCCTACGAGGAACAGAGCAGCTGATGCCTACTGAACTATCAGGTGGTATGAATCGACGAGTTGCTTTGGCTCGTGCTATCGCGCTTGATCCAGATTTAATTATGTATGACGAACCTTTTGCTGGGCAAGACCCAATTGTGAAAGGTGTTTTAACACGTCTCATTCGTTCATTGCGAGAAGCTTTAGATTTAACCACAATTATTGTTTCGCATGACGTTCCGGAAACCCTATCTATTGCTGATTACATTTATGTTGTAGCAGAAGGAAAAATTCAAGGGGAAGGAACGCCAGAAGAATTGCAAGCATATGCTTCTCCATTTGTAAAACAGTTCTTAACCGGCTCGGCTGAAGGTCCGGTTGAATACCAGTTTAGCCACCAAGCTTATTTAGATAACGAGGTTCGTCCATGA
- a CDS encoding outer membrane lipid asymmetry maintenance protein MlaD — translation MKSRTSELAVGIFVIIFGIALFFLAMKVSGLVGTNLSEGYTMKAQFDNVNGLKPRAKVTMSGVTIGRVDSITLDPVTRLATVTFDLDGKLTSFNAEQLKEVQKNALDELRYSSDYTQATPAQQKTMEQQLISNMSSITSIDEDAYIMVATNGLLGEKYLKIVPGGGLNYLKRGATISNTQGTMDLEDLISKFITGGGVGKVAAGSSSSAEEKAPASTDSSAQTSFVE, via the coding sequence ATGAAATCACGTACTAGTGAGCTGGCCGTAGGTATCTTTGTCATTATCTTCGGTATTGCTTTATTCTTTTTAGCGATGAAAGTCAGTGGTTTAGTAGGTACAAACTTGAGCGAAGGTTACACCATGAAAGCTCAGTTTGATAACGTTAATGGACTTAAACCACGTGCTAAAGTAACAATGAGTGGTGTGACGATTGGTCGCGTTGATTCAATCACGCTTGATCCGGTGACACGCCTAGCGACAGTAACTTTTGATCTTGATGGAAAACTGACAAGTTTTAATGCTGAACAGTTAAAAGAAGTTCAAAAAAATGCTTTAGACGAATTACGTTATAGTTCTGATTATACCCAAGCGACTCCAGCGCAACAAAAAACAATGGAACAGCAACTGATCAGTAACATGTCCTCCATTACAAGTATTGATGAAGATGCTTATATAATGGTTGCAACCAATGGTTTATTGGGTGAAAAATATTTGAAAATCGTACCGGGTGGTGGTTTGAACTATCTTAAACGTGGCGCTACGATTTCCAATACCCAAGGCACAATGGATTTAGAAGATTTAATTAGTAAATTTATTACTGGTGGTGGCGTAGGTAAAGTTGCCGCTGGTTCATCATCCTCAGCAGAAGAAAAAGCTCCTGCAAGTACTGACAGCAGCGCACAGACGTCATTTGTTGAGTAA
- the dxs gene encoding 1-deoxy-D-xylulose-5-phosphate synthase, with translation MLYTEIPTQRPVTPLLDAIDHPQQLRQLEHSQLLQVADELRQYILYAAGQSGGHFGANLGVVELTVALHYCFNTPNDRLVWDVGHQAYPHKILTGRRDQITTIRSKNGLAAFPARDESVFDTFGVGHSSTAISAGLGMSLARRYQNDPCEVVCIVGDGAMTAGMAFEAMNDAVAHDADLIVVLNDNDMSISCSTGGFAKHLAAIWEKGHLVNVDEHGEAYIQPHPKWTYNSRLHQSATDAADNLFKAIGFDYFGPFDGHDVTQLAQVFNALKKRKGPRLVHVYTKKGKGFAPAEADPITYHAIGKINATSGGKTPPKYSDVFGEWLCDEAAQDERLLAITPAMCEGSGMVKFAKQFPQRFFDVAIAEQHAVTLAAGMACEGLKPVVAIYSTFLQRGYDQLIHDVALQNLDVTFGIDRAGLVGEDGPTHAGAYDYAYMRTVPNIVIMAPKDENECRQMLHTAYVYNGPAAVRYPRGAGVGVEIQKEMTVLELGKAEIVAEIKTNSDEQITVLAFGSRVMVAIDAAEQFAQKHDVGVRVVNMRFVKPLDEQIIRDLAEHTHLFVTVEEHAIMGGAGSAVNEFMAQEQIVKPIINLGLPDSFLHQASHNQMLQDCGLDAKGILNSIERAWLKLNQVV, from the coding sequence ATGTTGTATACCGAAATTCCTACTCAACGCCCTGTTACGCCATTGTTAGATGCGATTGATCATCCTCAACAATTACGTCAGCTCGAGCATAGCCAATTGCTACAGGTGGCTGATGAGTTGCGTCAATATATTTTATATGCAGCAGGCCAGAGTGGTGGCCATTTCGGTGCTAACCTCGGCGTGGTTGAGCTGACGGTAGCGCTGCATTATTGCTTTAATACACCAAATGACCGTTTAGTTTGGGATGTGGGGCATCAAGCATATCCACATAAAATCCTGACTGGTCGCCGTGATCAAATTACCACTATCCGTTCAAAAAATGGATTAGCTGCTTTCCCTGCCAGAGATGAATCGGTATTTGACACCTTCGGGGTAGGGCATTCATCAACAGCTATTTCGGCTGGTTTGGGAATGTCACTTGCACGCCGTTATCAAAATGACCCATGTGAAGTGGTTTGTATCGTAGGCGATGGTGCGATGACAGCAGGCATGGCTTTTGAAGCGATGAATGATGCTGTTGCACATGATGCTGACTTGATTGTTGTACTTAATGACAATGATATGTCGATTTCTTGTAGTACAGGTGGTTTCGCTAAGCATTTGGCTGCAATCTGGGAAAAAGGTCATTTAGTCAATGTAGATGAACATGGTGAGGCTTATATTCAGCCCCACCCAAAATGGACCTATAACTCTCGTTTACACCAATCAGCAACCGATGCAGCAGATAACTTATTTAAAGCAATTGGTTTTGATTATTTTGGTCCATTTGATGGACATGATGTCACTCAGTTAGCTCAAGTTTTTAATGCACTCAAAAAACGTAAAGGTCCTCGTTTAGTCCACGTTTATACCAAAAAAGGTAAAGGCTTTGCTCCTGCTGAAGCAGATCCGATTACTTATCATGCCATTGGTAAAATTAATGCGACTTCAGGTGGTAAAACACCACCTAAGTATTCTGATGTGTTTGGTGAGTGGTTATGCGATGAAGCTGCGCAAGATGAACGCCTGCTTGCGATCACACCTGCGATGTGTGAAGGTTCAGGCATGGTTAAATTTGCCAAGCAATTTCCACAGCGTTTCTTTGATGTAGCCATTGCAGAGCAGCATGCTGTGACACTTGCAGCAGGTATGGCTTGTGAAGGTTTAAAACCAGTTGTCGCTATTTATTCGACCTTCTTGCAGCGTGGTTACGACCAGCTTATTCATGATGTTGCATTACAAAATCTGGATGTGACTTTCGGGATTGACCGTGCGGGTTTAGTGGGTGAAGACGGCCCAACACATGCTGGTGCATATGATTATGCCTATATGAGGACTGTTCCAAATATAGTCATCATGGCACCAAAAGATGAAAATGAATGCCGTCAAATGCTTCATACAGCTTATGTCTATAATGGACCTGCTGCGGTACGTTACCCACGTGGTGCAGGTGTGGGTGTCGAAATTCAAAAAGAAATGACTGTTCTTGAATTAGGCAAAGCTGAAATCGTTGCAGAAATTAAAACAAATAGTGATGAACAAATTACGGTTCTAGCATTTGGTAGTCGTGTCATGGTGGCTATAGATGCTGCTGAGCAATTTGCACAAAAACATGATGTTGGCGTGCGTGTTGTAAATATGCGCTTTGTAAAACCGCTGGATGAACAAATAATTCGAGACTTGGCTGAACACACTCATTTATTCGTAACAGTTGAAGAACATGCGATTATGGGTGGTGCAGGTAGTGCAGTGAACGAGTTCATGGCACAAGAACAAATTGTGAAACCTATCATCAACTTAGGTTTGCCAGACTCATTCTTGCATCAGGCTTCACATAATCAAATGCTCCAAGATTGTGGCCTAGATGCTAAGGGAATTTTGAACTCAATTGAGAGAGCTTGGCTTAAGCTAAATCAGGTGGTTTAA
- a CDS encoding inositol monophosphatase family protein, which yields MEPMVVMAARAAQTVGQELLKAHQNRHKLDLQVEEKGIDGPVTRVDRYLEQLTIDTLRKSYKNHSFLGEEFGLQEGKGHDADWCWVIDPLDGTQNFINGFPHFCISIAVQHKGVTQHGVIYDPVRDELFSASRGRGAVMNQRRIRVNVKDTLENTFLAVGHPYRAKRAGEIVSYAEQHFASLLAVTQAGAQIRRGGSAALDLAYVAAGRFDGFFELGLKPWDIAAGELIIKEAGGVVVDARGGNDSLENGQVIACSLKMLKPLMQTVVPAWDKAAK from the coding sequence ATGGAACCTATGGTGGTTATGGCTGCGCGTGCGGCTCAAACAGTTGGTCAAGAGCTTTTAAAAGCGCATCAAAATCGTCATAAACTCGATTTACAAGTTGAAGAGAAAGGCATTGATGGCCCAGTAACACGTGTAGATCGTTATTTAGAACAATTGACGATTGATACATTACGTAAAAGTTATAAAAACCACAGCTTCTTAGGTGAAGAGTTCGGTTTGCAAGAAGGTAAAGGCCACGATGCAGACTGGTGCTGGGTAATTGACCCACTTGATGGCACGCAAAACTTTATTAATGGTTTCCCTCATTTCTGTATTTCTATTGCAGTTCAACACAAAGGCGTTACTCAGCACGGCGTAATTTACGACCCTGTACGTGACGAATTATTCTCTGCAAGTCGCGGTCGCGGTGCAGTGATGAACCAACGCCGTATTCGTGTAAATGTAAAAGATACTTTAGAAAATACATTCTTGGCAGTAGGTCATCCTTACCGCGCTAAACGTGCTGGTGAAATTGTATCTTATGCAGAACAACACTTTGCTTCATTATTAGCTGTGACTCAAGCGGGTGCTCAAATCCGTCGTGGTGGTTCAGCTGCTCTAGATTTAGCGTATGTTGCTGCTGGTCGTTTTGATGGTTTCTTTGAACTTGGTTTAAAACCATGGGATATCGCTGCTGGTGAGCTTATTATTAAAGAAGCGGGTGGTGTAGTTGTTGATGCTCGTGGTGGAAATGATTCACTTGAAAATGGTCAAGTGATTGCATGTTCACTTAAAATGTTAAAGCCATTAATGCAAACCGTTGTTCCAGCTTGGGACAAAGCTGCAAAATAA
- a CDS encoding lipid asymmetry maintenance protein MlaB, with protein MVQYLNQELVVSGKIDFENAEHQYQAGLAIIKKQTSFPLIVDLKQLEHGNTLALAVLVQWLRQTPQKSGLHFKNVPEKMLKIIQACHLQEDLHLV; from the coding sequence GTGGTTCAGTATCTTAACCAAGAGTTAGTTGTTTCAGGCAAAATCGATTTTGAAAATGCTGAACATCAATATCAAGCGGGATTGGCGATTATTAAAAAGCAGACAAGCTTTCCTTTAATTGTTGACTTAAAACAGCTTGAGCATGGTAATACGTTAGCATTGGCTGTATTGGTCCAATGGTTACGTCAAACACCACAAAAGTCTGGTTTGCATTTTAAAAATGTTCCAGAGAAGATGCTGAAAATCATTCAAGCTTGTCATTTGCAAGAAGACTTACATTTAGTCTGA
- a CDS encoding ABC transporter substrate-binding protein: protein MNKLFKQTLTASVLSTMIAGTAFAAPSEAPPDFIKRVADGLIARLKTDHAKLQNNPALVKTIIRQNLDPYVDSQSFTRIVMGTYATNQYSTAAQRAQFETNFRNTLIENYGSAFAKYTNQTYTMRPYKETAGKSPVVTLDFNHNGDKIPVSFQLADKGSQWKIRNINVSGIDLGLQFRNQFASTVKRNGGDLNKAIATFKPDADAAVNQNKQK from the coding sequence GTGAATAAGTTGTTTAAACAAACCCTTACAGCAAGTGTTTTATCTACTATGATTGCAGGTACAGCTTTTGCTGCACCTTCAGAAGCACCACCTGATTTTATTAAGCGTGTTGCTGATGGCTTGATTGCTCGTTTAAAAACAGATCATGCTAAGTTGCAAAATAACCCAGCTTTAGTGAAAACAATTATACGTCAAAATTTAGACCCGTATGTTGATTCACAATCGTTCACACGTATTGTAATGGGTACTTATGCGACTAATCAGTATAGTACAGCTGCACAACGTGCGCAGTTTGAAACAAACTTCCGTAATACATTAATTGAGAATTACGGTAGTGCATTTGCTAAGTACACAAACCAAACTTACACCATGCGTCCTTATAAAGAGACAGCAGGCAAAAGTCCTGTTGTAACTTTGGACTTTAACCACAATGGCGATAAAATTCCTGTGTCATTCCAGTTGGCAGACAAAGGTTCGCAGTGGAAAATCCGTAACATCAATGTTTCTGGTATTGATTTAGGCTTACAGTTCCGCAACCAGTTTGCTTCAACTGTAAAACGTAATGGTGGCGATTTGAATAAAGCAATTGCTACGTTCAAACCTGATGCAGATGCTGCTGTTAATCAGAACAAACAAAAATAA
- the hemF gene encoding oxygen-dependent coproporphyrinogen oxidase: MQHPTSTDIQRVREFLLDLQARICAGLEQQEKAGGGTAEFIIDDWERPEGGGGRSRVLQNGTVIEKGGVMFSHINISKLPASATERHPQIAGAKAQALGVSLVIHPKNPNIPTSHANVRLFVAEREGQDPIWWFGGGFDLTPFYPDEQDVLAWHQAAHDLCKPFGDNVYAEHKQWCDDYFYLKHRDEQRGVGGLFFDDLNCWDFETCFKYIQAVGNGYLNAILPIFEKHREQPYTEAQREFQLYRRGRYVEYNLVYDRGTLFGLQTGGRIESILVSLPNLAAWSYRPEWDEDSPEKRLTDYYLKPRDWLGLKEKVA; encoded by the coding sequence ATGCAACATCCGACTTCCACAGATATTCAACGTGTCCGCGAATTTCTCCTCGATTTACAAGCCCGTATTTGCGCTGGTTTAGAACAACAAGAAAAAGCTGGCGGTGGTACGGCAGAGTTTATTATTGATGATTGGGAACGCCCTGAAGGAGGCGGCGGTCGTTCACGTGTACTGCAAAATGGCACAGTGATCGAAAAAGGTGGTGTGATGTTTTCTCACATCAACATTAGCAAACTCCCTGCCTCTGCGACAGAACGTCATCCTCAAATTGCAGGTGCTAAAGCTCAAGCACTTGGCGTGTCTTTAGTTATTCACCCTAAAAATCCCAATATTCCAACCTCTCATGCCAATGTTCGTTTATTTGTGGCAGAACGTGAAGGACAAGACCCGATTTGGTGGTTTGGAGGTGGCTTTGACTTAACGCCTTTTTATCCAGATGAACAAGATGTTTTAGCTTGGCATCAAGCTGCTCATGATTTGTGTAAACCCTTTGGCGACAACGTTTATGCCGAACACAAACAATGGTGTGATGACTATTTTTATTTAAAACATCGTGATGAACAGCGCGGTGTCGGTGGTTTATTTTTTGATGATTTAAATTGCTGGGATTTTGAGACTTGCTTTAAATATATTCAAGCTGTAGGCAATGGTTATTTAAACGCCATTTTGCCTATTTTCGAAAAACACCGTGAACAGCCTTATACCGAAGCTCAACGAGAGTTTCAGCTTTATCGCCGCGGCAGATATGTTGAATATAACCTAGTGTATGACCGTGGTACTTTATTTGGTCTGCAAACAGGCGGCCGTATTGAGTCTATTTTAGTGAGCTTGCCTAACTTAGCTGCATGGTCGTATCGTCCTGAATGGGATGAAGACTCTCCAGAGAAACGTTTAACAGACTACTATTTAAAACCACGTGATTGGTTAGGTCTAAAAGAAAAAGTCGCTTAA
- a CDS encoding magnesium and cobalt transport protein CorA produces the protein MLEAFYATERGSLEDATINGGFDLHPELVWLDLIAPSQEEQQWVLDAYNQNLPTLKSLEDISSSARFYRDDDGILHISTYFLTKNKNYQVDGDAEDSSHMLAMVQTVAFILHKDRLFTLRGEKLVAFRAFRARARRNDYEMDYKDPTWILLGLLEAKLDELADILEDIHKDLEKYSTEVLNNHQREKILDLDDMITRLAQQEDMLGKAQLCLIDLRRVLTFLSRPRALGSHIYDADIRELSEDVRSLVEHDAFLFQKVRFLLDTTSGFINTEQNDTIRRFSILPSMLAPPMLIASIYGMNTEVLPFAHGKSSFIAVLIIIFGFFIGPIIYFRWKKWI, from the coding sequence ATGCTTGAAGCCTTTTATGCCACAGAACGCGGAAGTCTGGAAGATGCCACCATCAACGGTGGATTTGATCTACATCCCGAATTAGTATGGCTTGATCTGATTGCACCCTCTCAAGAAGAGCAACAATGGGTCTTAGATGCCTACAATCAGAACTTACCTACACTCAAGTCACTCGAAGATATTTCATCCTCTGCTCGATTTTACCGCGATGATGACGGTATTTTGCATATCAGCACCTATTTTTTAACGAAAAATAAAAATTATCAAGTTGATGGAGATGCTGAGGACTCATCACACATGCTTGCCATGGTGCAAACCGTCGCATTCATTTTACATAAAGATCGTTTATTTACTTTACGCGGTGAAAAGTTAGTTGCATTTCGTGCATTCCGAGCGCGAGCTCGCCGTAATGACTATGAAATGGATTATAAAGATCCAACCTGGATTTTATTGGGCTTACTTGAAGCAAAGCTGGATGAACTTGCGGATATCTTAGAAGATATCCACAAAGACCTAGAAAAATACTCTACCGAGGTTCTCAACAACCATCAACGTGAGAAAATTTTAGATCTTGATGACATGATTACCCGCTTAGCTCAACAAGAAGACATGCTTGGAAAAGCGCAGCTTTGCTTGATTGATTTGCGTCGTGTATTAACGTTTTTATCTCGTCCACGCGCACTAGGAAGTCACATCTATGATGCTGATATTCGAGAGCTCAGTGAAGACGTCCGCTCGCTTGTTGAGCATGATGCGTTCTTATTCCAAAAAGTACGATTCTTGCTTGATACAACCTCAGGGTTCATTAACACTGAGCAAAACGATACGATTCGTCGATTCTCGATCTTACCAAGTATGTTAGCACCACCTATGCTGATTGCGAGTATCTATGGGATGAACACCGAGGTATTACCTTTTGCTCACGGTAAAAGTAGTTTTATTGCTGTCTTAATCATTATTTTTGGCTTCTTTATCGGCCCTATTATTTATTTCCGCTGGAAAAAATGGATTTAA
- the ribA gene encoding GTP cyclohydrolase II gives MPIEFIATSKLPTAFGEFNISVFQDPATGEEHVALSKGLENPPTGPVLVRVHSECLTGDAFASLKCDCGPQLQATQKLINEAGQGVILYLRQEGRGIGLTNKIRAYALQDQGHDTVDANLLLNLPADARRYDMCSIMLDHLKVKEVKLITNNPLKIQALKDQGINVVDRVPLTVGRNPFNEQYLKTKRERMDHLYQKDDF, from the coding sequence GTGCCTATAGAGTTCATTGCAACATCAAAACTCCCGACCGCTTTTGGTGAATTCAATATTTCTGTGTTTCAAGATCCGGCAACTGGTGAAGAACATGTGGCACTTTCTAAGGGGTTAGAAAATCCACCCACAGGCCCTGTTTTAGTCCGTGTACATTCTGAATGTTTAACAGGTGATGCTTTTGCGTCATTGAAATGTGACTGTGGCCCTCAATTACAAGCGACACAAAAACTCATCAATGAAGCAGGACAAGGTGTAATTTTATATTTACGCCAAGAAGGCCGTGGCATTGGTTTAACCAATAAAATTCGTGCTTATGCCCTACAAGATCAGGGACACGATACTGTAGATGCCAACTTGCTACTCAATTTACCTGCCGATGCACGTCGTTATGATATGTGTAGCATTATGCTCGACCACTTAAAAGTAAAAGAAGTGAAGTTAATTACCAATAATCCTTTGAAAATTCAGGCACTCAAAGATCAAGGTATTAACGTCGTAGACCGCGTACCTTTAACCGTAGGTCGTAATCCGTTTAATGAACAATATTTAAAAACTAAACGCGAAAGAATGGATCACCTTTATCAAAAAGATGATTTTTAA
- a CDS encoding DEAD/DEAH box helicase produces the protein MSKTFAEFSLHETLQQALEGLGFTTPTPVQEQSIPAALEGKDLLVSSQTGSGKTAAFLLPTLNNLAGQETFVPFKERMKAVTQPNILVISPTRELAQQVSQDAIAFVRHMKGVRIAAIMGGMPFAKQIQQLKGAQVVVATPGRLLDLVNRRQIKLDQVDALIVDEADRMLDLGFSEDLEAISELAANRKQTLMFSATFADRIIRLAACMMKDPMRIAIETGHSTNTDITQTLHWTDGFEHKKKLLTHWLSDENLDQAVVFASTQEDTDMLAEELAEAGHSVVALHGAMPQTVRNRRLRSIREGRAKILVATDVAARGLDVPTISHVINFGLPMKHEDYVHRIGRTGRAGRTGQAITLATYRERGKIRALEEYLEARLSVSEIEGLEPSPPPARSGRDGGGRGRGGNGGRDGRRGGGGFGGGRRFEGESNFKRREGGRDDRPRRSFDDKPRGDRPFGGEDRPRREFNSDRPRREGGFEDRPRREFNSDRPRREGGFNDKPRFDSNDDNRGNRVDYKPRREGGFGDRPKRSFGGEDRPRRSFDDKPRGERPAFGGEDRPRREFNSDRPRREGGFNDKPRRSFDDKPRGERPAFGGEDRPKRSFGGEDRPRRSFDDKPRRKFDR, from the coding sequence ATGAGCAAAACTTTTGCCGAATTTTCTTTGCATGAAACCTTACAACAAGCGCTTGAAGGTTTAGGTTTTACTACCCCGACTCCTGTGCAAGAACAATCTATTCCTGCAGCTTTAGAAGGTAAAGACCTTCTAGTTTCAAGCCAGACTGGTTCTGGTAAAACTGCTGCATTCTTATTGCCAACATTAAATAACTTGGCAGGTCAAGAAACATTCGTTCCATTCAAAGAACGCATGAAAGCTGTAACTCAACCGAACATCTTGGTAATTTCACCAACTCGTGAATTGGCACAGCAAGTAAGTCAAGATGCAATTGCATTTGTACGTCACATGAAAGGTGTTCGTATTGCTGCCATTATGGGTGGTATGCCATTTGCAAAACAAATCCAACAGTTAAAAGGCGCGCAAGTTGTTGTTGCAACACCAGGTCGTTTACTTGACTTGGTAAATCGTCGTCAAATTAAATTAGACCAAGTAGATGCTTTAATCGTTGATGAAGCGGACCGTATGCTTGACCTAGGTTTCTCTGAAGACTTAGAAGCAATTAGTGAATTAGCGGCTAACCGTAAACAAACATTAATGTTCTCTGCAACATTTGCTGATCGTATTATTCGTCTTGCAGCATGCATGATGAAAGATCCAATGCGTATCGCAATTGAAACAGGTCATTCAACCAATACAGATATTACGCAAACATTGCATTGGACTGACGGTTTTGAGCATAAGAAAAAATTACTTACCCATTGGTTAAGTGATGAAAACTTAGATCAAGCTGTAGTTTTTGCAAGCACTCAAGAAGATACAGACATGTTGGCTGAAGAACTTGCAGAAGCAGGTCATTCAGTTGTTGCGCTTCATGGTGCAATGCCACAAACAGTTCGTAACCGTCGTTTACGTAGCATTCGTGAAGGCCGTGCAAAGATCTTAGTTGCGACTGACGTTGCTGCTCGTGGTCTTGACGTACCAACTATTTCACACGTAATTAACTTTGGTCTTCCGATGAAGCACGAAGATTATGTACACCGTATTGGTCGTACAGGTCGTGCTGGTCGTACAGGTCAAGCGATTACTTTAGCGACTTATCGTGAGCGCGGTAAGATTCGTGCACTTGAAGAATATTTAGAAGCACGTCTAAGTGTTTCTGAAATTGAAGGCTTAGAGCCATCTCCACCTCCTGCTCGTTCAGGTCGTGATGGCGGTGGTCGTGGTCGTGGTGGCAACGGTGGTCGTGATGGTCGTCGTGGTGGTGGCGGTTTCGGTGGTGGTCGTCGTTTTGAAGGCGAAAGCAACTTCAAACGTCGTGAAGGTGGTCGTGATGACCGTCCACGTCGTAGCTTTGATGACAAACCACGTGGTGATCGTCCATTCGGTGGTGAAGACCGTCCGCGTCGCGAGTTCAATTCTGATCGCCCACGTCGTGAAGGTGGTTTTGAAGACCGTCCACGTCGCGAGTTCAATTCAGATCGTCCACGTCGTGAAGGTGGTTTCAATGATAAACCGCGTTTTGACTCGAATGATGACAACCGTGGTAACCGTGTAGATTATAAACCTCGTCGCGAAGGTGGTTTTGGTGATCGTCCAAAACGTAGCTTCGGTGGTGAAGATCGTCCACGTCGTAGCTTTGACGACAAACCACGTGGTGAACGTCCAGCGTTTGGTGGTGAAGACCGTCCACGTCGTGAGTTCAACTCAGATCGTCCACGTCGCGAAGGTGGTTTTAATGACAAGCCACGTCGTAGCTTTGACGACAAACCACGTGGTGAGCGTCCAGCGTTTGGTGGCGAAGATCGTCCAAAACGCAGCTTCGGTGGTGAAGATCGTCCACGTCGTAGCTTTGATGATAAACCGCGTCGTAAATTCGACCGTTAA